A window of Deinococcus cellulosilyticus NBRC 106333 = KACC 11606 contains these coding sequences:
- a CDS encoding PrsW family intramembrane metalloprotease has protein sequence MWAGVSVSVLQILWFVLGVLLPTFFWFWFFWRRDPKPEPVRLLIRTFLYGAFAYLPAALFELSMQTALTGMALYIFIAVVEELLKYFATRTVVKERDFDEFIDGLIYSMTAALGFALMENIFYGVSFGMEVLLVRGLITMSSHVLFTAPWGFALGYQRMRNHNKYAVPLGLGIGIVLHSVFNGIQIQSHPTWGVIALVMALVTVMFLVADRLYTTASKEP, from the coding sequence ATGTGGGCTGGTGTGTCGGTCAGTGTGCTGCAGATCCTGTGGTTTGTCCTGGGGGTCTTGTTGCCCACCTTCTTCTGGTTCTGGTTCTTCTGGAGGCGTGACCCCAAACCTGAACCGGTGCGTCTGTTGATTCGCACTTTTCTTTATGGTGCTTTTGCCTACCTGCCTGCAGCCCTATTTGAACTCAGCATGCAAACGGCCCTGACAGGCATGGCCCTCTACATCTTTATTGCAGTGGTCGAGGAACTGCTCAAATACTTTGCCACCCGCACGGTGGTCAAGGAGCGCGACTTTGATGAATTCATCGATGGCCTGATCTACAGCATGACCGCAGCCCTGGGTTTCGCCTTGATGGAGAACATCTTCTATGGGGTTTCCTTTGGAATGGAAGTTCTGCTGGTCCGGGGCCTCATCACCATGAGCAGCCATGTGCTCTTCACTGCACCGTGGGGTTTTGCCCTGGGATACCAGCGCATGCGCAACCACAACAAATATGCCGTGCCCCTGGGACTGGGCATCGGCATTGTTTTGCACTCTGTTTTCAATGGCATCCAGATTCAATCCCATCCCACCTGGGGTGTGATCGCTCTGGTGATGGCTCTGGTGACCGTGATGTTTCTGGTGGCAGACCGCCTTTACACCACAGCAAGCAAGGAGCCCTAG
- a CDS encoding ABC transporter permease, with the protein MSQVMRNTEKQKKAQETSLSLWQIAWKQFLKHPMARAGMWILGVLYLMALLAGFLAPYRPDDYDSGANRVTWVPPAKIHIVDENGKLTRPFVYSLKRETNLETFREEYTEDKTQKNEILFFVRRPDATYKILGLFKSDLHLFGVTGDQKIYLWGSDNLGRDQFSRIMYGSVISLTIGILATIFSVLLGLIMGGIAGYFGGWVDTVIMRFVEVLAAIPTLFLLFTLRALFPIEMDPLFILYVIVAILAFVGWGSIARAVRSQLFRTRELDYVQAAVSLGAGSTRIIGRHMLPDTLSYTIVIISLLIPGFILEESGLSFLGIGVVEPYSSWGSLLKLAQDGGFESITGRPWTLIPGVFILLAITAWQFVGDGLRDAFDPRKRH; encoded by the coding sequence ATGAGTCAAGTGATGCGGAACACCGAAAAACAAAAAAAGGCTCAGGAGACCTCCCTCAGCCTGTGGCAAATTGCCTGGAAGCAGTTTCTCAAGCACCCCATGGCCCGGGCAGGCATGTGGATTCTGGGTGTGCTGTACCTGATGGCCCTGCTGGCAGGCTTCCTGGCCCCCTACCGTCCAGACGACTATGATTCTGGTGCGAACCGTGTGACCTGGGTTCCACCCGCCAAGATCCACATTGTCGATGAGAATGGGAAACTGACCCGCCCCTTCGTTTACAGCCTGAAACGGGAAACCAACCTGGAAACCTTCCGGGAAGAGTACACCGAAGACAAGACCCAGAAAAACGAGATTCTCTTTTTTGTGCGTCGCCCTGACGCCACCTACAAAATTTTGGGCCTGTTCAAGAGTGACCTCCACCTTTTCGGAGTGACAGGCGATCAGAAGATTTACCTGTGGGGCTCGGACAACCTGGGACGCGACCAGTTCAGCCGCATCATGTACGGCTCAGTCATCAGCCTGACCATCGGCATTCTGGCGACCATCTTCTCTGTGCTGCTGGGCCTGATCATGGGTGGCATCGCCGGTTACTTTGGTGGCTGGGTGGACACGGTGATCATGCGTTTTGTCGAGGTGCTGGCAGCGATTCCCACCCTCTTTTTGCTGTTCACCCTGCGTGCCCTCTTTCCCATCGAGATGGACCCCCTGTTCATCCTTTACGTGATCGTGGCCATTCTGGCTTTTGTGGGCTGGGGCAGCATTGCCCGTGCCGTGCGCAGCCAGCTTTTCCGCACCCGCGAACTGGATTACGTGCAGGCTGCAGTCAGTCTGGGCGCGGGCAGCACCCGCATCATCGGACGCCACATGCTGCCTGACACCCTGAGCTACACCATCGTGATCATCTCCCTGCTGATCCCTGGCTTCATTCTGGAAGAGTCCGGTCTGAGCTTCCTGGGGATCGGTGTGGTGGAACCTTACTCCTCCTGGGGAAGCCTGCTGAAGCTGGCACAGGATGGTGGATTCGAATCCATCACGGGCCGCCCCTGGACCCTGATCCCTGGTGTGTTCATTCTGCTGGCCATCACGGCCTGGCAGTTTGTGGGTGACGGTCTGCGTGATGCTTTCGACCCCAGAAAACGCCACTGA
- a CDS encoding ABC transporter permease: protein MLQFLIRRFLQLIPTFVLATVFVYVIIQAAPGDFLTQFRENPSVTPQALEALKAKFGLDKSYLEQFWLWFTNFLRGDFGISFSHSSRPVWDLVAPRMWNSMILVIFSLLLSYAIAIPVAIYSATRPYSFLDRFFSIFSYFGLGIPSFFFSLLAIYVLLITQQNFGWDMPISGKSSSNLVDPTPARYAWDVFIHSLVPSIILALRSISSESRVLRAQLMEVLGQDYMRTARAKGLAYQKIMYKHAFRNAILPIVAGLGGLLPAFLSGAGFVEVVFAWPGLTPLLLEAVQTQDLYVLMSTTALTTILYIVGNMLSDILLAAVDPRIRYN from the coding sequence ATGCTGCAATTTCTGATCAGGCGCTTCTTGCAACTGATCCCCACTTTCGTGCTCGCCACCGTCTTTGTGTACGTCATCATCCAGGCTGCACCCGGCGACTTCCTGACCCAGTTCCGGGAAAATCCATCTGTCACCCCGCAGGCCCTTGAAGCCCTCAAAGCGAAGTTTGGTCTCGACAAGAGCTACCTCGAGCAGTTCTGGCTCTGGTTCACCAACTTCCTCAGAGGGGATTTTGGCATTTCCTTCAGCCACTCCAGCCGTCCTGTGTGGGACCTGGTGGCCCCCCGCATGTGGAACAGCATGATCCTGGTGATCTTCAGTCTGCTCCTCAGCTATGCCATTGCCATTCCTGTGGCCATCTACAGTGCCACCCGTCCTTACAGCTTCCTGGACCGTTTCTTCTCCATCTTCTCCTACTTTGGCCTCGGGATTCCCTCCTTCTTCTTTTCCCTGCTGGCCATCTACGTGCTGCTGATCACCCAGCAGAACTTCGGCTGGGACATGCCCATCAGCGGAAAGTCCAGTTCCAACCTGGTGGACCCCACTCCGGCGCGTTATGCCTGGGATGTGTTCATCCACTCCCTGGTGCCCAGCATCATTCTGGCCCTGCGTTCCATCTCCAGTGAAAGCCGCGTGCTGCGTGCCCAGCTGATGGAAGTGCTCGGTCAGGATTACATGCGGACTGCCCGCGCCAAAGGTCTGGCTTACCAGAAGATCATGTACAAGCATGCTTTCCGCAACGCCATCCTGCCCATCGTGGCTGGTCTTGGTGGTCTGCTCCCTGCTTTCCTCAGTGGTGCAGGCTTTGTGGAAGTGGTGTTCGCGTGGCCCGGTCTCACCCCGCTGCTGCTCGAAGCAGTGCAGACCCAGGACCTGTACGTCCTGATGTCCACCACAGCCCTCACCACCATCCTGTACATCGTGGGCAACATGCTCTCAGACATCCTGCTGGCCGCCGTGGACCCGCGCATCCGGTACAACTGA
- the moaD gene encoding molybdopterin converting factor subunit 1, producing the protein MRLRILFFARLKREMGVDELSFSAPADSTVRALADLLQERYSIDLKGCMAAVNENYVKPEHVLREGDEVAFLPPVAGGAYDPNDFEECIVTSRPLKLTEAFEYLARPEWGGQAFFTGTVRSPNKGVEIAYLEYEAFAPMAIRVMRQCIQEAKEQFQLGGVYIAHRTGRVHPGELSIIVGVGSAHRRAALEACDFLIEQLKVRLPVWKLERSTSGEEWVEGSTSVETL; encoded by the coding sequence ATGCGTTTGAGAATCCTGTTTTTTGCGCGTCTGAAAAGAGAAATGGGCGTTGATGAACTCAGCTTTTCTGCCCCTGCAGATTCCACGGTCAGGGCACTGGCAGATCTTTTGCAGGAGCGGTACAGCATTGATTTAAAGGGCTGCATGGCTGCTGTGAACGAGAACTATGTGAAGCCCGAGCATGTGCTCAGAGAGGGCGACGAGGTGGCTTTTCTGCCTCCTGTGGCAGGAGGGGCCTATGATCCCAATGACTTTGAAGAGTGCATTGTGACCTCTCGCCCCCTCAAACTGACGGAAGCTTTCGAATACCTGGCCCGGCCAGAATGGGGCGGACAGGCGTTCTTTACAGGGACAGTGCGTTCACCCAACAAGGGGGTGGAGATTGCATATCTGGAATATGAAGCCTTTGCGCCCATGGCCATCAGGGTGATGCGCCAGTGCATTCAGGAAGCAAAAGAACAGTTTCAGCTGGGTGGCGTATATATAGCGCACCGAACAGGGCGGGTGCATCCCGGCGAACTGAGCATCATTGTGGGCGTGGGAAGTGCCCACCGCAGAGCAGCCCTGGAAGCCTGTGACTTTCTGATTGAACAGCTGAAAGTCCGTTTGCCGGTCTGGAAACTGGAACGGTCCACCTCGGGTGAAGAGTGGGTGGAGGGGTCCACCAGCGTGGAGACCCTCTAG